A genomic stretch from Leptospira licerasiae serovar Varillal str. VAR 010 includes:
- the fliD gene encoding flagellar filament capping protein FliD → MPAFSIPGLSSGQDTNQIVKKLVELEAKPIRRLERQNGFNQAQVKAWSDLKTLTTDLQNKTREIISFTAPFATKSIVSDPEGVITGDAARSASSGKRKIEVKELATFHQISGDPIDSERKIPAGTFKVISGEIEKEIEFQGGTIRDLYLTIRTAAAGIVQPTIVKVDQDKTVLTLAASQSGKDNQLKFDDPNGVLKAASLVGGMLPQDPPQSFYLPWEASQTNPFQPDKYGMAATAKPTFIAADPEKKEPSKIKLSSKQAFQFHMDAKEGKKGARIEATLSEPLEEGETISLGVIYDQDEQDKVFLETAYHKEGKVRVTFKSNMDGKKIHKVIVINQTGKEKEFSNFRFVLPAEFNGAKPAKTIVEAKDAVFLVDGIEITRPKNEGLTDVLDGVLLNLNKKSEGGPATVDIKVDSAKGIRMIKEFIEAYNNVLKYSKDATAVNRESGISDSKLEDPDITRSFWEGKTKTGILAGENSVIRLVAGMKTVTTSSFPAYPNSEIRTLSDVGISTGEVGSKWADIQEGFLALDEAKLAAKLAENPDAVRHLFAQDTNSDARMDTGVGVNLVEHLKPYTQFAGGLVTSKIKLLEEQVSDNNKKIKNFESHLMSYEKKLKEKFLYMEQGVGRNKAVGSYLNNNLSRGQGGDDK, encoded by the coding sequence TATTCCGGGACTGAGTTCCGGCCAGGATACGAACCAAATCGTAAAAAAACTGGTAGAGCTGGAAGCAAAGCCGATTCGCCGTTTGGAAAGACAAAACGGTTTCAATCAGGCTCAGGTCAAGGCATGGTCCGATCTTAAAACTCTCACTACAGACCTCCAAAACAAAACTAGAGAAATTATTTCCTTCACGGCGCCTTTTGCTACCAAGTCGATCGTTTCCGATCCGGAAGGTGTGATCACAGGTGATGCTGCGCGTTCTGCAAGCAGCGGAAAACGTAAGATAGAAGTAAAAGAACTCGCAACATTTCATCAGATCTCAGGCGATCCTATTGATTCCGAGAGAAAAATACCTGCGGGGACTTTCAAAGTTATTTCTGGAGAGATAGAGAAGGAGATAGAGTTCCAAGGCGGGACCATTCGAGATCTTTATCTTACAATCCGCACTGCTGCTGCAGGGATTGTACAACCCACGATCGTAAAAGTGGATCAAGACAAGACCGTCCTAACATTAGCCGCTTCTCAATCCGGTAAAGACAACCAATTGAAATTCGATGATCCGAACGGAGTGTTGAAGGCTGCTTCACTTGTAGGCGGAATGCTCCCTCAGGACCCTCCTCAGTCTTTTTATCTTCCATGGGAAGCAAGCCAGACAAATCCTTTCCAACCGGATAAGTACGGTATGGCCGCTACAGCTAAGCCTACATTTATCGCTGCGGATCCGGAGAAAAAAGAACCTTCTAAGATCAAACTGAGTTCTAAACAAGCGTTCCAATTTCATATGGACGCTAAAGAAGGTAAGAAGGGTGCAAGAATTGAAGCTACTCTTTCCGAACCTTTGGAAGAAGGAGAGACTATCTCCTTGGGCGTGATCTACGATCAGGACGAACAAGACAAAGTATTTTTAGAAACCGCCTATCATAAGGAAGGAAAGGTCCGTGTCACTTTCAAATCCAATATGGATGGAAAGAAGATCCATAAGGTAATTGTAATCAACCAAACCGGAAAGGAGAAGGAATTCTCTAATTTCAGATTTGTACTTCCTGCCGAGTTCAACGGAGCTAAACCTGCAAAAACAATTGTAGAAGCTAAAGACGCGGTCTTTCTGGTAGACGGGATCGAGATCACTCGACCTAAAAACGAAGGTCTTACCGACGTTTTGGACGGAGTCCTTCTGAACCTGAACAAAAAGAGCGAAGGTGGTCCTGCAACCGTAGATATCAAGGTGGATTCCGCAAAAGGGATCCGAATGATCAAAGAATTTATAGAAGCATATAATAATGTTCTAAAATACTCAAAAGATGCGACCGCAGTCAATAGGGAAAGCGGGATCAGCGATTCCAAACTGGAGGATCCAGATATTACCAGATCTTTCTGGGAAGGAAAAACCAAAACAGGTATTTTAGCCGGCGAGAATTCGGTCATACGTTTGGTGGCTGGTATGAAAACGGTGACCACTTCTTCTTTCCCTGCCTATCCTAACTCCGAGATCAGAACGCTTTCCGATGTTGGAATTTCAACAGGAGAGGTGGGAAGCAAATGGGCGGACATCCAAGAAGGTTTTCTCGCTTTGGACGAGGCGAAACTTGCTGCAAAGCTTGCAGAGAATCCGGATGCGGTCCGTCATTTATTCGCTCAAGATACGAATTCCGACGCTCGAATGGACACGGGAGTCGGCGTAAATCTGGTAGAACATTTGAAACCTTATACCCAGTTCGCAGGCGGACTGGTCACGAGCAAGATCAAGTTATTAGAAGAACAAGTTTCCGATAATAATAAAAAAATCAAAAATTTCGAATCCCATCTGATGAGTTATGAAAAAAAACTCAAAGAGAAGTTCCTGTATATGGAACAGGGGGTGGGTAGAAACAAGGCCGTCGGTTCCTATCTGAATAATAATCTCAGCAGAGGACAGGGCGGAGATGATAAATAA